A section of the Triticum dicoccoides isolate Atlit2015 ecotype Zavitan chromosome 7A, WEW_v2.0, whole genome shotgun sequence genome encodes:
- the LOC119333284 gene encoding putative laccase-1, translated as TGGEINISDANTINGQPGDLFPCSKAGTYKIPVQHGKTYLLRIINAGLSNDLFFGVAGHNLTVVGTDGHYTKPFAVKHIMIAPGQTMDALLQANRADGGRYYMAARTFASNPNIEVNNSTATAIVEYMDDAPARGRPEFPANLPGVNDIDSATAYTAQLRSLGSKDHPVNVPRKVDERMLVTIAVNVLPCAPNETCGGPGGNRLAASLNNVSFASPAVDILGAYYRSVRGVFDTDFPNKPPFFFNFTDVDNDPVERWATKRGTKVKVVEYGAVVEVVFQDTSILGAENHPMHLHGFTFYVVGRGFGNFDEQKDPATYNLVDPPHQNTVSVPKAGWAAIRFRATNPGVWFMHCHFDRHVLWGMNTVFIVKDGKAPEAKMLPPPPNMPTC; from the exons ACCGGCGGCGAGATCAACATCTCGGACGCGAACACCATCAACGGACAGCCGGGGGACCTGTTCCCGTGCTCCAAGGCCGGCACCTACAAGATACCGGTGCAGCACGGCAAGACGTACCTGCTCCGGATCATCAACGCGGGGCTCTCCAACGACCTCTTCTTCGGCGTCGCCGGGCACAACCTCACCGTGGTCGGCACCGACGGCCACTACACCAAGCCGTTCGCCGTCAAGCACATCATGATTGCGCCGGGACAGACCATGGACGCACTCCTCCAAGCCAACCGCGCTGACGGCGGCCGGTATTACATGGCCGCGAGGACGTTCGCGTCCAACCCCAACATCGAGGTCAACAACAGCACCGCCACCGCCATCGTGGAATACATGGACGACGCACCGGCGCGTGGCCGGCCGGAGTTCCCTGCCAACCTTCCGGGCGTCAACGACATCGACTCGGCGACGGCATACACGGCGCAGCTCCGGTCGCTGGGCAGCAAGGACCACCCGGTGAACGTGCCGAGGAAGGTCGATGAGCGCATGCTCGTCACCATCGCCGTCAACGTGCTCCCCTGCGCGCCCAACGAGACGTGCGGGGGCCCCGGCGGCAACCGCTTAGCGGCGAGCCTCAACAACGTCAGCTTCGCGAGCCCGGCCGTCGACATCCTCGGAGCCTACTACCGCTCCGTCCGTGGCGTGTTCGACACAGACTTCCCCAACAAGCCGCCcttcttcttcaacttcacggACGTCGACAACGACCCCGTCGAGCGCTGGGCCACCAAGCGCGGCACCAAGGTGAAGGTGGTGGAGTACGGCGCCGTCGTGGAGGTGGTGTTCCAGGACACCTCCATCCTTGGCGCCGAGAACCACCCCATGCACCTGCACGGCTTCACGTTCTACGTGGTAGGGAGAGGGTTCGGTAATTTTGACGAGCAGAAGGACCCGGCCACCTATAACTTGGTCGACCCGCCGCACCAGAACACCGTCTCCGTGCCCAAAGCTGGCTGGGCCGCAATCCGATTCCGCGCAACAAATCCTG GTGTGTGGTTCATGCATTGCCATTTTGATCGCCATGTGCTGTGGGGAATGAACACTGTCTTCATCGTGAAGGATGGCAAGGCTCCTGAAGCTAAAATGTTGCCTCCGCCTCCCAACATGCCTACCTGCTAA